A section of the Actinomycetota bacterium genome encodes:
- a CDS encoding protein-L-isoaspartate(D-aspartate) O-methyltransferase: protein MVEKQLISRDIRDKRVIEAMGKIPRENFVGPEHREQAYVDEPLPIGNGQTISQPYIVALMTQLLQLKGKEKVLEIGTGSGYQTAVLAELAGQVYSVESIPQFYYQAKHLLAGYKNIWLLNGNGYYGWKQHAPYDRIIVTAAPKNIPPPLVSQLKDDGIMVIPAGSPFGQSLYVITKKGGKIHQKAVSPVAFVPLRDEV, encoded by the coding sequence ATGGTAGAAAAACAGCTAATTTCCAGGGATATCAGGGATAAGCGGGTTATTGAGGCTATGGGTAAAATACCCAGGGAGAACTTTGTCGGCCCTGAGCATAGAGAACAGGCCTATGTCGATGAGCCCCTTCCTATAGGAAACGGCCAAACCATTTCCCAACCTTATATAGTAGCACTGATGACCCAGCTTCTACAGTTGAAAGGCAAAGAAAAAGTCTTGGAGATAGGTACTGGATCAGGATACCAGACCGCTGTTTTAGCAGAGCTTGCCGGCCAGGTTTATTCGGTAGAATCCATCCCGCAATTCTATTACCAGGCTAAGCATCTGCTGGCCGGGTATAAAAATATATGGCTGCTTAACGGCAATGGTTATTACGGTTGGAAACAGCATGCCCCCTATGACCGTATCATAGTTACCGCAGCCCCCAAAAACATACCGCCACCTTTGGTCTCCCAACTTAAAGATGATGGAATAATGGTTATTCCCGCAGGATCCCCTTTTGGCCAAAGTCTTTACGTGATCACCAAAAAGGGAGGTAAGATCCACCAAAAGGCAGTAAGCCCGGTAGCTTTTGTCCCTTTAAGGGATGAGGTTTAA
- a CDS encoding PHP domain-containing protein — translation MLNLELSHILTNIAEMNKVGIHQKEKVFPLMRASRTIRDYAGDIGEAYRNKKLKDLPGITPEVFAYIDQYVKTGKVEEYQKLKQKYSEDLVKLIRICGLGFGRMIKVYQILKTDSLASLQEKMSDPRQIEKLTGAKKDSVLDGVMVERIKSSIDFYHSMKGKMPRGYVEHFLKGLMEQIKALGHVSRLEIVGSTRRKKPLIGDIDILVDADFNQDGFKLDPSIKFLSQVLKISHIRSKKSQNIGQANASFVYRSDLGIDIEVIITGSHRYYADLFTTTGSKTHVNSILDILEDNDIDIFNYNLASEEHIYQLAGLQFVPCELREGLKEIEWAQQYKIPRLVALPDIKGDLHVHSPFSDGLISEKDLLDTIKKYNYQYLALTDHSPSNIFGNGLDQKRLAEKLKWFQNLKLDIGDSRILFGAEVDIKEQGRLDYQDQVLKSLEVVVASMHSSFRQGPAQNTQKATAALAHPSVDFLGHPTGIVFGSRAPYSLDMEQIIQQAGKFNKALEINSYFLRLDLNEHYARKAKEAGVLLVINTDSHRPNNLDHMRLGVDIARRAGLSKQDVLNTRDYEGFKQWKKER, via the coding sequence ATGCTAAATCTAGAGCTTTCCCATATTTTAACTAATATAGCGGAAATGAATAAGGTGGGTATCCACCAAAAAGAGAAAGTTTTCCCCTTAATGAGGGCCTCCAGGACCATAAGGGATTACGCTGGTGATATCGGTGAGGCTTACCGGAATAAAAAGCTAAAGGATCTTCCGGGAATAACCCCTGAAGTTTTTGCCTATATAGACCAATATGTAAAAACAGGAAAAGTAGAAGAGTATCAGAAACTGAAGCAGAAATATTCAGAAGATTTAGTCAAGCTTATCAGGATATGCGGGTTGGGGTTTGGCAGGATGATAAAAGTATACCAAATTCTAAAAACAGATAGCTTGGCAAGCCTGCAGGAAAAGATGTCTGATCCCAGGCAAATAGAAAAGCTGACCGGAGCAAAAAAAGATTCAGTCCTGGATGGAGTGATGGTAGAAAGAATCAAAAGCAGTATAGATTTTTATCATAGTATGAAAGGTAAAATGCCCCGTGGTTATGTGGAACACTTCCTGAAAGGTTTAATGGAACAGATTAAAGCCCTGGGCCATGTATCCCGTTTGGAAATAGTGGGGTCTACCCGCAGAAAGAAGCCGCTAATAGGTGATATTGATATATTAGTAGATGCTGATTTTAACCAGGACGGATTCAAGTTGGACCCCAGTATAAAGTTTTTAAGCCAAGTCTTAAAAATTTCCCATATAAGGTCTAAAAAAAGCCAGAATATAGGGCAGGCCAACGCCAGCTTTGTCTACAGGTCTGATTTAGGTATTGATATAGAGGTCATTATTACCGGATCCCATAGGTATTATGCTGACCTGTTTACCACTACTGGAAGCAAAACACATGTAAATTCTATTCTAGATATATTAGAGGACAATGATATTGATATATTTAACTACAACCTGGCCAGCGAAGAACATATTTACCAGCTGGCGGGGCTTCAGTTTGTACCCTGTGAGCTTAGGGAAGGCCTAAAAGAAATTGAATGGGCGCAACAGTATAAAATCCCCAGGCTGGTGGCCTTACCAGATATTAAAGGGGACCTGCATGTGCATTCGCCTTTCAGTGATGGGCTAATAAGTGAGAAGGACCTGTTGGATACCATCAAGAAATATAATTATCAATATCTGGCTTTAACCGATCATTCGCCTTCTAATATTTTCGGTAATGGTTTAGACCAAAAGCGTTTGGCAGAAAAGTTAAAATGGTTCCAAAATTTAAAGCTGGATATAGGGGATAGCAGGATACTGTTTGGTGCAGAAGTGGATATAAAAGAGCAAGGCAGGCTTGATTACCAGGACCAGGTACTGAAAAGTTTGGAAGTAGTGGTGGCATCAATGCATTCCAGCTTTAGGCAGGGTCCCGCCCAAAATACCCAAAAGGCAACCGCAGCTTTAGCTCATCCCAGCGTAGATTTTTTGGGGCATCCTACCGGCATTGTTTTTGGAAGCAGGGCCCCTTATTCGCTGGATATGGAGCAAATTATCCAGCAGGCCGGAAAATTTAACAAAGCACTGGAAATAAACTCCTATTTTCTAAGACTGGATTTAAATGAACATTATGCCCGTAAGGCCAAGGAGGCAGGGGTGCTGCTGGTTATAAATACGGACTCCCACCGGCCTAATAACCTGGATCATATGAGGCTGGGAGTGGATATTGCCAGGAGGGCAGGACTCAGTAAGCAGGATGTATTAAATACCAGGGATTACGAAGGCTTTAAGCAGTGGAAAAAAGAAAGGTAA